The genomic region AAACGAAGATCCTTgttataatgataataatacatgctttgatgatgatatatttttaaggAGCAGGAAATCTGTTCCTTCTGCTTTCTCACATAAAATAAGTGTTGACGATAtggataaaaaaaaagttcCCGAACAAAATGACGtggataataaaaatgatattaaacgtgacaataataataattatagtaatgataataattatagtaataataataattatagtaataataataattatagtaataataataattatagtaatgatgatatatcCATGTCTCccaaaaagaaaaaggcTAAATATGACAACTCCGGTAAGGATAAAAACGAAGATGataattgtaataattGTAATAGTTGTAATAATTGTGATGATGGTAATGATAGTTGTAATGATAATTCACATCATAATCCTAATAATGTTAACCGCTTAAgagaagaaataaaaaaagaattgtTTAACAAActgaatattattttagatgttaatatgaatatgaatactgatgaagaatattatatgaaatttttaaaaaagaaaaaattcagaaactatattatgaatacttcgaaatttattatcatcctAGGAAAGTATTTACAACTTTCATTTTGTACCATATGTATTgcattatattatatgaataaatataatcaGAAAATTctcaaaagaaaaaaaaacaccATAAGTTATCTCATTGCAGGTGCGTGTATTTTCCTTGCTTGGAAGTTAAGAGAAGATTTTGAACTCTTGAAAAAATcaagaaaattatatgatatacCCAAAGTTATTTTTAAACTGTTAaactatttttataaaaaaaaaaaactcaaaaaaaaaatacactCTATCGAATtagatataataacaaattataaaattaacCATACCTTTTATAATACTCAATTATTTAATCACAACacattttcttcttttatggaacatatgaaaaaagaagataCTTACATAgatacaaaaaaagaatCGAAAAACAGAAAACAATCCAATTGTTCacaaattaataataatctaAATAATGgacaaaaaaataaatccATATATAACGATCTACAAGaattgaataatataattcaaGAAGGATATATATCggatataaataacataaatcATGTCAGTGATTGTTTTAGCTCATATTTATCAGAATGTAACAGCAGTGACGTTTCGGAATATGACCAAATGAAACCTGAACAGGACGAAccaataaatatacaatctgatgtaaaagatgaaaatgGTAAAATGGGGAGTCAGCATTGTGATGtaaaaagagaaaatattaaaatagAACGTGAAATAAATGGTGATTTACATGTACAAAATGGAACATTACATGAACAAAATGGTGATTTACATGAACAAAATGGTGATTTACATGAACAAAATGGTGATTTACATGAACAAAATGGAACATTACATGAACAAAATGGAAAATTACATGACCAAAATGGAAAATTACATGACCAAAATGGAACATTACATGAACAAAATGGTGATTTACATGACCAAAATGGTGATTTACATGACCAAAATGGTGATTTACACGAAAAAAATAGCTTGACAGAGAATAtcaaaaaatttaaaaaattatgtaaaGAGCacaaaaagaatatatacGTCTCTTCTTCGAAGTGGGTATTAAACAATTCGGGTCAGAAGTTACAGTTGATGCagaagataataatatattatgaagGAGAAATATTAAAGAGTTTTAATTATCACATAAAGCCCaaaatgttattttttgaattattaccatcatatataaataaatttgtGTATACAATGAAAGGATATATCGAATTGGATCAGGTGGTATATTTAGAAAAGTTATGTTTATTAACAATATTAGATATATACAAAACTCCCTTATGTGTAATATTTACTCCGAAGGAAATATTGATAACGTGTATCTTAAAGgcatatatatcattaaaatTACTGAGTAATCAGTTACATATTCGTTCTTTGTCCTTTCAAGGTAATACGGACAAAAAATgagaaataaaaaataaaaaagaagtCTGTTTCTTTGTATTTATCAATAATAGTgtgtttataatatataaataaataaataaataaataaataaataaatatatatatatatatatatatatatatatattatatttattatatatatgtttatttttcatGTTTCTTTTTAGACTTTGAGGATAAAATCAATTCCTTCATACAATCAGTTTGTTGTGACGACCCAATCAAGTACaaaaattttcaaaaaaaaaaataaataaatataaacataaatatatatgtatatatatatatatatatatatatattttttttttttttttttttttttttttttatttttttttttttataattatatttttattttttttttttattatttttttaataatgataaaaaaaaaaaaaaaaaaaaaaaattatatatatattttactttNNNNNNNNNNNNNNNNNNNNNNNNNNNNNNNNNNNNNNNNNNNNNNNNNNNNNNNNNNNNNNNNNNNNNNNNNNNNNNNNNNNNNNNNNNNNNNNNNNNNNNNNNNNNNNNNNNNNNNNNNNNNNNNNNNNNNNNNNNNNNNNNNNNNNNNNNNNNNNNNNNNNNNNNNNNNNNNNNNNNNNNNNNNNNNNNNNNNNNNNNNNNNNNNNNNNNNNNNNNNNNNNNNNNNNNNNNNNNNNNNNNNNNNNNNNNNNNNNNNNNNNNNNNNNNNNNNNNNNNNNNNNNNNNNNNNNNNNNNNNNNNNNNNNNNNNNNNNNNNNNNNNNNNNNNNNNNNNNNNNNNAAAAAAAATGGGTAGACACCTTACActattttaatttttttaatttatcaattcttaattttttttttttattttttatgtgttttaacaaaaaaaaaattatcaatattattgttatatatatatatatatatatgtatgatattaataagaaatatatttactatcggttaacttaaaaaaaaaagagcACGTGATTggttttatattttaaatattttcctCCCCACGGGATGACAATATTGATGATAATTCATGGAGTTTTCTATTTTATCCTTCAAGACATTAAAATTATCAAGATGGTCGTGGACGTAGCTACTcttttgtttatatttttcattttctttaatataatgtttaaaatgattaaaaaggatattataattgttcatttgattattaaaagaggtaattttatttttaaagaaCTTTTTGATTTGTTCatctctttttttatatgaattcATTTGTTGAGAGTAATGTGtttcaaatttttttatatatacatatttccttgataaattattataattattttttacttcattataaatttttttatgtatacGTGAaacttctttttttttcttgtgGATATTTTCAAACGaatcataattatttaagaAAAGTTTTTCttcacattttttatttttcatattattataaaaagaatattttatattttgataaaaataaacatcaaattctttataataatttattttatatatatatgataaatataattcaataaaatataaatgtacaGATTTAAttacaaataatttttttaaaaaaaaaaggatgttataataatatacttTATTAGAAGAACTCTgcatattatttacatcTGTTTTAATAAGTTCATTATCCATATctatcatttttttaatttgattataatatgagttgttattataattattataaaaatcagcaggatatgtataaaatttatgatttttattataaatagtattatatttattaatcTGATTACAACAATCTTCCTCATTCGAAGGACAACAATATGTTGAATAAACAAACAAAAGAAActttataatttttgtattaaaataaaatggactatatatatatggaagttgatatatattataatactgatctcttttatatttttcatcttttttttctttttcatatcttttatatatataacacttataataaatagatgaaattttaattttgtttttctttaaaaattttttctttttttcatttctataaataattaaattactattattaccATAAGAATTATCcgatatatttttcttttttacataattttCACACATATGAGcatttccatttttttcttcatttaacatttttatatttactatTTTATCACCCTTAGTTACAATATTATACGCCTCAGATATACTACTACATCTATTTAAAATGTTGTCCTCGTcgtcatcatcattatctAAAGGGGATATTGAACAAGTATGAGTTCTACCATGATAAAAACTATGTTCACGTTgatgtatattattattattattattgtttattatttttttttttattccaTCTTTTGTTactttctttttcatattatccTTCATGTTTACATCACACAAAACAGATGATATATTAATcaacatataattataaggaatataatttattttaaaatagttaatataattatctaTTAACATGggtatatttttatatctcTTGAAATTAGATACAATGTCTTTTACATCTTTTTCAAAACTAGacaaatttattataacatggttattaatatggttattataatttgtaaaatatttctttgtctttttattttgatccgattttttttgtaaatcTTTACAATTATATGATTTGGTAAAACATATCAATTCGTTTATATgattcatatatatgagttttatattatatttattacaaatactataatataaaagaaaaaatatattgaaatatatttttaaataatttaaataattataacaaGAAATAAGTCTCCATATTCTATatctaaatatatttttatttttaaaaaaataatgaaaattatttttatatacattataaaaattacatatatgtgACATATACTTGAAGAAAAGAATGAAAGAACGTGGATTcatttctatattattatgtattacAACTTCATATTTCAATTTCTCACCATCACATGTgctatttttattacatcTTTCGTTTGAATTCCCTACACGACgcatattaaataaataattcataCGCTCAAAGAACAAATTGTTTTTCAAAGAAATACCCGTTTTTTCCAAAAAGAGCTGCTCCgcattattaaaattatacatatgttTGAATATATTCGTATTACTAAAACATTTGTAGAACTTTAAATTATCATACATCTTGGATATGAAATCTTGTTTTTTGTTTATGTGTTTACTTTTTACATCCTTCCTATTTcttaaaatgttttttgTCCTTCTAATTTTAAGCATCCTTTTTGATTCTTCTCCTCTTCTGTaacttttatataattcttttaacATAGGAACATCTgaatgtttttttttttttctttgcTTATATATGTCTGTCGACATTTTACGCTTAGTAgtactattattatatgtatacataaaatttttcatattttttacatttttcatattttttacatttttcatattttttacatttttcatattttttacatttttaatatttttcattttgaatgtgatatatcttttctttgtttttatttttcgtttattttttataataatatcatgCTGCTTCAAATTCAATAATGTTTGTGCCTTGTAATAAAATTTGTCCAAAGGAAGAACCCA from Plasmodium reichenowi strain SY57 chromosome 8, whole genome shotgun sequence harbors:
- a CDS encoding inositol 5-phosphatase, putative, whose translation is MYPTSLTCFRVYKIYSNKDGIFVIGINKKENVYQVTELKRRSKEIEIVEHFELYMKRDYCNYIIRKRLEYICKCEGILGCIRFLNYPYLYVLIKKEKVGILFDEHKIYNVKNILLIPFVEDIFDNYNEENELVDLFYNNTNHKYIYFSYTYNLTYSVQENYFIQKNYLKGGNVKYKNRIYKNNPYIWNSYHSKYFIKQNIFLCLCIINGYFIQSKFLCSGKIIDISLVGRRSNKYAGTRFRKRGLNSYGHSANEVESEIILFEKNNSHVILSYTQLRGSVPIFWNQQVNYKILKKPQINFLKTDINYSCTQKHFQRLYEKYGYPITVVNLLSKKKYSDEQKLSYHYKESIDRLNKYIPKKIHIIYKHVDLRKAYKIGIKYTQYILKMLYNYSLNTIGFFYMNNKNVILIQTGVLRFNCVDCLDRTNAAQLFLNIYMFIKFIKLIKLIKKNDLSVQNISHISELYEELGDAISKQYAGSTAHKKYTPGQHSNFFIQSKELFTSLKRYYISSFNDLEKQKSINLFLGVTHNKLHCINNSNDLDTFAHNKYFKDNGKNIFWWVLPLDKFYYKAQTLLNLKQHDIIIKNKRKIKTKKRYITFKMKNIKNVKNMKNVKNMKNVKNMKNVKNMKNFMYTYNNSTTKRKMSTDIYKQRKKKKHSDVPMLKELYKSYRRGEESKRMLKIRRTKNILRNRKDVKSKHINKKQDFISKMYDNLKFYKCFSNTNIFKHMYNFNNAEQLFLEKTGISLKNNLFFERMNYLFNMRRVGNSNERCNKNSTCDGEKLKYEVVIHNNIEMNPRSFILFFKYMSHICNFYNVYKNNFHYFFKNKNIFRYRIWRLISCYNYLNYLKIYFNIFFLLYYSICNKYNIKLIYMNHINELICFTKSYNCKDLQKKSDQNKKTKKYFTNYNNHINNHVIINLSSFEKDVKDIVSNFKRYKNIPMLIDNYINYFKINYIPYNYMLINISSVLCDVNMKDNMKKKVTKDGIKKKIINNNNNNNIHQREHSFYHGRTHTCSISPLDNDDDDEDNILNRCSSISEAYNIVTKGDKIVNIKMLNEEKNGNAHMCENYVKKKNISDNSYGNNSNLIIYRNEKKKKFLKKNKIKISSIYYKCYIYKRYEKEKKDEKYKRDQYYNIYQLPYIYSPFYFNTKIIKFLLFVYSTYCCPSNEEDCCNQINKYNTIYNKNHKFYTYPADFYNNYNNNSYYNQIKKMIDMDNELIKTDVNNMQSSSNKVYYYNILFFLKKLFVIKSVHLYFIELYLSYIYKINYYKEFDVYFYQNIKYSFYNNMKNKKCEEKLFLNNYDSFENIHKKKKEVSRIHKKIYNEVKNNYNNLSRKYVYIKKFETHYSQQMNSYKKRDEQIKKFFKNKITSFNNQMNNYNILFNHFKHYIKENEKYKQKSSYVHDHLDNFNVLKDKIENSMNYHQYCHPVGRKIFKI
- a CDS encoding hypothetical protein (conserved Plasmodium protein, unknown function) → MKIFQTNVDNFNLNICEQNENIILKKKEIQENINATCGHVEDLKNDIQKNEDPCYNDNNTCFDDDIFLRSRKSVPSAFSHKISVDDMDKKKVPEQNDVDNKNDIKRDNNNNYSNDNNYSNNNNYSNNNNYSNNNNYSNDDISMSPKKKKAKYDNSGKDKNEDDNCNNCNSCNNCDDGNDSCNDNSHHNPNNVNRLREEIKKELFNKLNIILDVNMNMNTDEEYYMKFLKKKKFRNYIMNTSKFIIILGKYLQLSFCTICIALYYMNKYNQKILKRKKNTISYLIAGACIFLAWKLREDFELLKKSRKLYDIPKVIFKLLNYFYKKKKLKKKIHSIELDIITNYKINHTFYNTQLFNHNTFSSFMEHMKKEDTYIDTKKESKNRKQSNCSQINNNLNNGQKNKSIYNDLQELNNIIQEGYISDINNINHVSDCFSSYLSECNSSDVSEYDQMKPEQDEPINIQSDVKDENGKMGSQHCDVKRENIKIEREINGDLHVQNGTLHEQNGDLHEQNGDLHEQNGDLHEQNGTLHEQNGKLHDQNGKLHDQNGTLHEQNGDLHDQNGDLHDQNGDLHEKNSLTENIKKFKKLCKEHKKNIYVSSSKWVLNNSGQKLQLMQKIIIYYEGEILKSFNYHIKPKMLFFELLPSYINKFVYTMKGYIELDQVVYLEKLCLLTILDIYKTPLCVIFTPKEILITCILKAYISLKLLSNQLHIRSLSFQDFEDKINSFIQSVCCDDPI